In Nitrospirota bacterium, the DNA window GGTGGGTGAGGGCCTATATTCTTAGATACCTGATCAATAACTGGAGGCTTGTAAAGATAGGGACAACTCAGGCACAGAGGAAACTGTTTTTTAATTTAATGAAAGAGAAGGCGAGGCTCGAGTCGCTTGGATATGAGGCAGGGCCAAAACTGATAGCAAGCGGCCTTGGTGTAAAGGAAAAAGAGGTGATTGAGATGGACCAGCGGCTCGGAAGCCGTGAGATGTCTCTGGATGAACCGGTTAAAGATGATTCAGAAACATCTTTGATGAGTATAATTCCATCACATGAGCCTGCCATAGATGATAAGCTTGCAGATGAAGAGGTCTCTGCCCTTTTCAAGGAGAAGGTCGCAGAGTTTATGAAGACAATGAATGAGAGAGACTTAAATATATTACAGAACAGGATACTATCGGAAGAACCAAAGTCCCTCCTTGAAATTGGTGAGTTTTATGGAATATCGAAAGAGCGTGTTCGCCAGCTTGAGGCAAATATAATAAAGCGGCTCAAAAAATATATTGAGAAGGAGATAAAGGATATTGATGACCTCAGGCCTGCCTGATATTGATTTAAATTTAATGGGGAGAACAGCCCTTGTTACAGGCGGGAGTAATGAGATCAGTGGTGCGATTTGTCGAGTCATGGCATCTGCCGGCGCATCAGTAATTATTCATTACAACAAAAACAGGGAAATTGCAGAGCAGACATGCAAAGATATAATCTCAAGCGGCGGCACAGCAGTTACTTTCAGTACAGATTTTTCTGATGAAGATTCCATAGACGCTCTTTTCAGCTTTATCAAAGAACGATTCAACCACCTCGACATCCTTGTTAATAATGCCCACCTTCCTCTTAAAAGAACCTTCCTCAAAGATATAACATGGGAAGAACATCAGGAGCAGATAGACGTTATGGTGAAGGGGACATTCTACTGTTCTAAGAAAGCTATAGAGATGATGCGGGAGCCGGTCATGAGCGAGGCGCTCACAAAGGACAATGAAAATGAGTGGGACAAGAATGTCCCACCTATCCTTGATATATATCCGGATAGGCGGGGTTTTCTTACCCCGCCGGAGGAATTTTCGGGTAAACAGCGTAAAGGCGGCTCAATCATCAACATCCTTACATCACAGACAGAGCATCCTGTAAGCGGCTACAGCAGTTATGTAACAGCCGCATCTGCATTAACGGGTTTTACAAGAAATCTTGCTGTAGAGGCGGGATGTATGGGGGTAAGGGTCAACATGATTGCACCTAACTTTGTCCTTACCTCACATACACCCAACGCACCTCAACACGTCCACGATGCAATTATAAAATCCACACCCCTTGGCCGCCTTGCAACACCGAATGACATAGCAAAGGTTGTCTTATTTTTTGCCTCAGACCTGTCAGAATTTATAACCGGATGCTATTTTGTTGTTGATGGGGGATACGGTTTATCGGGAAGGCGTTAGGAGTTCACTCGAAAATCCCCTCCGGCGGGGTAAGAAAACCCCGCCTATCCATGTGTAAATTTGGGGGAACCCGCCTATCCATGCCTAACCTGAGGATAGGCGGGACTTTCTTGTCCCGCTGATTTTCATGGCCCTTTGTGAACCCTCGGTTCATGGGAGTTCACCCGAAAATACGATTTTCTAACACAGAGGCACATAGATTCATAAATTTAAAATCTTTAATCTTTTCTCAGTGCCTCTGTGCCTCTGTGGTTAATTTTCAGCTTCATTTGTGCGTATATATATCATGGGCTATTTTTCTGTTTCAGCGTCTTATTTTTCCTATTTGAAGATTTGGTTTTATTTTCTTTTATGGATGGGTGAATCCGCAGATTTTTTGCCGGATTGCTGAATGTAAACCGTCCGGCAAGGATGCACCCTTTCATACCAGGGTCACAGTCGTGATTGCGTACCCGCAGGCACTTGTTATTGACTTCATGAGGACAATCCCAGCTACCGCTCATTATATCTTCCTGTTCTGTAAGTTTCTCATAGGAGGCTCTTGCAAAAGTATTTGTCATCCCCGAAGTCTTTTATCCCCGATAGCAACATTCGGGGACGGATATGATTTTCTGTTAAAAAAAACAATAGATTCCCGCTTACAACATGCGGGAATGACAACATTTTGGGACTTTTGCAAAATCCTCATAGAATTAATGCATTAAGCCGGAAGCCTTACAATGACTGATGTTCCGGCTCCAACTGTACTCTTAATTTTAATTGTCCCGTTGTGGGCTTCGATAATCCTCTTTGTAACAGCAAGTCCAAGACCTAAACCGGTTCCTTTTGTAGTCGTAAATTCAGTAAAGAGGTCTTTTAGTCTATCCGGTGGAATACCCTGTCCGGTATCCTGCAGTTCAATATCAAGAAAATTATGGGATAATTTAACCGATATAATAAGCTCACCACCCTCCGGCATTGCATCAATAGCATTGCGGATGATATTCTTAAATACCCTCTCAATTAAAAACTTATCAACTTTGACGTTCATAGGTTCAGTGGGACAATTTGCCTTAACAACTATCGCCTTATTTTCCATCTCTTCCCTGAACATCTCAATAATGCCTTTTACCTCTTTGCAAATATTTACAGAGATTAGCATAATCTGAACCGGTTTAGATAAGTCCATCAGGTCATCAAGAAACTGATTTATGTTGGCAAACTCTCTTGTAACAACCTTTTTAAACGTATTTCTACATTCTTCATTGTCATACATCTTTATCATAAGACGACTGCAATTCTCTATATTCCTGACAGGGTGCCTCAAATCATGAACAAGACCTGCGGCAATCTTATTCATAAAGGCGATCCTCTCGTTCCGTTTAATATCCTCCTGAAGAACCTTGAGATCAACCATCATCTTATTAAACCCTTCGCCTACCTCCTGAAACTCATCACCTGTTTGTATTGAAACCTTCTCTTCAACATTACCACCGGCGACCCTCCTTGTTGCGGCCAGTAAGTTCTGAAGCGGTTCCAGTATATATCTTCTGCTGCCGGAATATCCTAAAAAAGATGCAGCAGCTATACATAAAATTATCATAACACTAAGAAGAACTGTCATGCTCCTCGAGGATGCATAAGCCTCTTTTAAAGGTTCTTCAATAATTATTCCCCAGCCGAGTGATGGAATCGGGGCTGCCACACCTATAACATACTTATCTTCCATGTTTTTATATATATCAGTTGAATAGCCTCCCTTTAACACATCTTTGACTATCTTTAATCGTCTAAGGGTATTATTTGCAAGTACAGGAATTTTGTTGTTTCCACCACGACCATGTGCTATCAGTGTGCCGTCCCCTGATACAACAAAGGCATACCCGCTTTCTCCAATCCTGATACTTTCCACTAAACTCCACAGATGCAAAAGGCTTATATCAGTAACAGCAACCTTCGTGATTGTATTAAGATTTTTTACAGGAACTGCTATAGTTATCTGCGGGACATTATCATTAGAAAGATATACTTCTGATTTATATACCTCACCTTTAAATGCGCGTTTGAATGCCGTTCCCTTAAACTCCATTTCAGAACCGCTTTTATTGACAGATACCAACTCTTTGCCCCGATGGTCCAGAATACAGATATATTTAAATTCCGGAAAGTTTAATAGATAATTACTCAGGATCATCTTTTGCTCTTGCATAGGGATCTGAAACCTTCCCAGATTTTGCAGGAGGGCGTTCAATATTGACACCCTGTTGATAACATATAAATCAATCTCTTCTGCCGCCCTCTTTGCTGTATTAATATTGCCGTCTTTAACCACATTTGCATTGAAGTATCTTGACGTCCATATAGACAATATTCCATAGACAATAAGAGGCACAAAAACAGCGATGATAAGTAATAAACTTAGCTTTGCAGATATACTTTTCAAATTAACACCTGGTAATTGTGTTACCTAACTTAAATTAACTTGTTATGGCTGTCAATATAATATAATTTTTGTTTGGTATTACATGTTTGGATTAGCAATGTTTAGACAGGTAAGGGTCTGTCATGAAATAACTTGTGCATTTAGGCGCTCAGATTTCGGTCAGATTTGAGTGCGACCGATTGAGCAAACCCGGAGGCGTAGTTGAATCTACGCTGAGGGGTTGCGATTGAGGAGCACACAAAGATGGCCGGAAGATGAGATGCATAAATGTATAGGTTATTTTATGACAGACCCTAAGAGGTAATGAACTACTTTTTTCCTGCAACATGCTTCACCAATGTGAGCATGCAATCTCTGCACTCGGTATTTTCTATCTTTCTCAGATTTTCCACTAATTGACGTTCCTGCGGGGAGAAGTAGGGGTTTTCCCTTTCCATAACCATGATCTTGCTGCCGGCCTGTTCTTCAAAAAAATATGTTATAGGCACATCAAGGATATTTGCTATTGCCTGCAGTCTGTCAGTGTTTAAATTGCTGGTACCTTTTTCATATCTCTGTACCTGTTGATAGGTAATGCCGATCTCTTCTGCCAGCCGTTCCTGTGACAGACTCAGGTCTTTTCTCCGTGTTTTTATCTTTATGCCTATGAATTTCCGGTCCCTTATCTTATACATTTGACCGCCCCGCATTATCATTACATGAAATGGATTTCAGACAAACTATACAAGCGGGTCTCTGAAATAGCCACAACATCCGATTTGTGCCTGGCCATTGACTTTTACTAAATAATTGTTGTATTTAATTATCATTATGCCGGGCTTGAATAACTTTTTAAGAAGATTCGGATATCAGGTCCGGATATTCAGAAAACAGAAGATGCTTTCCTTAGAGGAACTGGCCGGCATGGTTGGGATTTCTGAAAATGACATAAGGGATATGGAGAATGGAAAGTCTGATCCAAGGCTGAGTACCATACTGCTTATATCAAGTGTACTTGGTGTTTCACCTGAAGACTTGCTGACTTTGCCGGATAGACCGGATAGAAATGCCAACCAATATTATGCATTGCGCTACCAATTCTTAAAAAATCTTAATAATATGTCTGATGATGAGTTGAAAAAGTTGATTGAACTTAGTCATTCTATAATTCCTTGACACTCCCCCCTGCCTTCTATAAGGTAATACCCAAATGAACCACTGGGTATTCTTTGCACTCCTTGCTGCATTCACACTGGCAACCGCAGATGCCATAAGCAAGAAGGCTATGGGCAGGACTGATGAGCTTGTCATTGCTTGGGTAAGGCAGGGATATTCACTCCCTTTTCTAAGCCTCTCCTTCTTATTTATAAATATTCCACATCTTGACAGGACTTTTTGGCTGTCCCTTCTCTTTCTTGTCCCAATGGAAGTAACAGCCATTATCCTTTATGTAAAGGCAATTAAGATTTCCCCGCTGTCCCTCACCATTCCCTTCATGGCATTAAGCCCTGTATTTATTATATTTACTGCATTCCTTATGCTTGGAGAACTGCCTGACAGGTCAGGACTTTTGGGAATATTTATGATAGTTGCAGGTGCATATATCCTGAATGTCAGGGCAACAAAGGAGGGATTACTCGGACCAATTAAGGCAATAAAAAGGGAAAAGGGTTCTGTACTAATGATAATCGTGGCACTTATTTATAGTGTTACAGCTACTATTGGAAAGATTGCCATTCAACATTCAAGTCCTGTATTCTTCGGCGCTTTCTACCCTTTTATACTAACCATAGTTTTTTCAATCATACTTATTAAAAAAGGAGAGATTCAAAAGGTAATCTCACGTCCTCTAATATTTCTCGGAATAGGTTTCTTTATCGCTGTAATGGTCTTATCACATTTTACAGCCATCAGCATGGCAGACGTGGCATATATGATCTCCGTCAAAAGGACAAGCCTCATATTCAGCGTTATCTACGGCCGGCTTTTCTTTGGAGAAAAACACACAGGCGAGAGATTGACAGGCAGCGTATTAATGGTCGCTGGAGTAGTACTGATAACCGTGTTTTAATCAATAGCCTGTTACCTATCATCCACAACCCATCATCTGTCACCTATTGCCTATTACCCCTTACCTGTTTTTTATGATTTGACTGAAATGTAACCTCTGATGTATAGTACTCATATTATTTTTTTATATATAACCCAAAGGGGAGGTGCTAATGAAGGTAGAAGAGATAAAAAAGATTGCACAGAAAATGGGAGTACCGGCAGTTGGACCTAAGGCAGAGATGATCAAGACTATCCAGAGGACAGAAGGGAACTTTGATTGCTTCGGCACTGCGGCAGATGGATTCTGTGACCAGGGCGGCTGTCTTTGGAGAACTGATTGCTTGAAGCCGGCCAAGAAGAGTCAGTAAGTAAAATAGGTAAGAGGATGAAGCAAGAAGTGGGAAGTTAGAAGTTAGAAATAAGATTATACGGCCTTTCGGGAATTTTTCTCTGTTATCTTACATCTTGCCTCTTGCTTCTGTCTTTCCTTCATCTCTTGACACTGATAAAGTTTTCTTCTAATCTCATCACTCAGATGTTATCCCAGCTATCAAAGTCATCCCATGAAAGATTTATGGATGTTGCCTTACAAGAGGCGGGGCTTGCTGTTTCCTGCGGGGATGTTCCTGTCGGCGCTGTGGCTGTGATCGAGGGAGAGATAATATCAAAGGGATATAATATGAGGGAGGCTCAGCATGACCCGACTGCCCATGCTGAGATGGTTGTTATAAGAGAGTGTGCGGAGAAGCTCGGCAGATGGCGGCTCAATGATATTACCCTTTATGTAACTATTGAACCGTGTGTAATGTGTGCAGGCGCGCTTATCCTTGCACGGATACCAAGGGTTGTTTTTGGTGTCTATGATGCTAAGTTCGGCGGAGGCGGCTCGGTATTTCAGATACTTCAGGACCCGGTGCTCAATCACAGGGTGGAGATAGTTTCAGGTATAAGAGAAGATATGTGCCGGAAGATTCTTCAGGACTTTTTTTATGGTCGAAGACAATCGTTAAAAATAGCCGGTTGAAATATCAGCAATTCCCTGTGATGTATCAGGCAACTGGCCTTACAGCGGGGTTAGAAAACCCATCCTATAGCGATAGGCGGGACATTCTTGTCCCGCATTCACAAGGGAGAAATATTGTTACCAAGAATTGCTGTTGAAATATAAATTAATACTCTGTTATAATACACAGATTGTTTTTTAGGTTTCCTCCTGAAAAAACCATGGGATAAATTATTCAGTCCGGCGGTTTAAAAAGGCGGATACCTTTTGAAGGGAGTTATTTTTGGATCCCGGGAACCCCGAAGCAGTAGTTGAGGCAGATTCTCCTGAGTACAGTAAGGCAAATATCCTTAACAGATTTATAGCAAAGATTATTGACATCATTGTTGCAGCCGCGTTTTCAAAATTGCTGCAACCGGTGGGATTTTTTGCCGGCCTGACATACCTTTTGATAGCCGACGGATTCTTTGACGGGAGGAGTCTCGGCAAGAAGCTGATAGGCATTAAAACTATTAAAGCAGATGGAGATCTGTGTACTTATAAAGACTCTATACTGCGGAACTTAACTATGAGTGCAGGGTATATCTTTTTTTTTATTCCTTATGTCGGGTGGCTGCTGACACTTATTATCTTCTCAATAGAAGGTCTTGTTATACTTGGGAATGAAAATGGGTTGAGGATAGGTGATGAGCTGGCAAAAACTTATGTAGTTGAGAATGGAGGTACAAAAATTGTTAAGTGACATCCTTGGATGGTTTTCGACGGATCTGGCAATTGATCTCGGTACGGCGAATACGCTTGTTTATGTAAAAGGTAAGGGTATAGTATGCGATGAGCCTTCTGTAGTTGCTATTGATAAAAAGACCGGAAAGGTGCTGGCAGTCGGTGCTGAGGCAAAGAGAATGTTGGGAAGGACGCCCGGCAATATTGTTGCTATCAGGCCGCTAAAAGACGGCGTAATTGCTGATTTTGACGTGGCGGAAAAGATGTTAAGCCACTTTATTACGAAGGTGCATAACAGAAAGGCATTCGTCAGTCCGCGTGTTATTATTGGTATCCCTTCGCGCATTACGCAGGTTGAGCAGAGGGCTGTGCGTGACTCAGCAGAGCTTGCAGGTGCACGTGAGGTTTATCTTATAGAACAGCCGATAGCCGCTGCCATTGGTGCAGGTCTTCCTATTACAGAGCCCTCAGGAAATATGGTTGTTGACATAGGCGGAGGCACCACTGATATTGCAGTTATCTCCCTTGCCGGTATAGTCTATAGTGATTCTGTGCGTGTTGCAGGGGACAGGATGGACGAGGCAATACTGTCATATATCAAGAGGAAGTATAATCTCCTTCTTGGTGACCACATGGCTGAGTTGATAAAGATAGAACTCGGTTCAGCATATCCTCTTGAGGAAAAGCGTGTTATGGCTATAAAAGGGAGGGATCTTTTATCCGGAATCCCTAAGACACTCGAGGCTAACAGTGATGAGATACGCGAGGCACTTGAAGAACCTGTCAGGGCAATTGTGGATGCAGTGAAGATAGCCCTTGAGAATACACCACCTGAACTTGCAGCAGATATAATAGACCGCGGAATTGTACTTGCGGGCGGCGGTTCTCTGCTGAGGGGGCTTGATTTGAGGATCAGGGAAGAGGTGAATCTGCCGATCATCACAGTTGAAAATCCAAAGACTACAGTTGTAATGGGTACAGGAAAGGTGCTGGAAGAGATTGAACTTTTAAGGAAGGTATCTGTATATTCACAGTGAAGTCTGCTGGTATGCACGCCATTAATAATGTCATTTAATACCGGGCAGGTATGTTTAGATTTCCTGCTGTAAACAAAAAGATATTAGCCGCCTTTTTTCTGGTGATAGGGATATTTGTCCTGTTATCCCCTGAAATAAAAGGCGCACCTCGTTTTTACTTTTTTGAGAGACCTTTTGCCTTTTCCATCAACGTAGTCCAGTCGGGTTTCACGTCAATATTTAATAGTATATCTTCAGTCTGGTCCGGTTACATTTCACTTACAAATGTGAATAAAGATAACAAGAGACTTCTTGAAGAAAATAAAAGACTCCGTAATGAACAAATAGTTATGCTGGAAAAGGCCCTTGCCGCTGACAGGCTTTTGGAGCTTCTGAGGCTTAAAGATACGATAAAAAAGGAATATGTTATTGCAGGTATAACGGCTAAAGACCCCGCAAGCTGGTCGAGTGTGGTAGTAATAAATAAAGGTGAGCGTGACGGATTAAGGCCGGGCATGGGGGTGATAAATGAAGACGGGGTTGTGGGCAGGGTTATAAAGACGACACCCTCGTACTCAAGGGTGCTCCTGATTTCTGACAGGAACAGTTCAGTCGCCGGTCTGATCCAGCGGACAAGAGATGAGGGTATTGTAGCAGGGGCAGGCGGTAGTCCATTAAGACTTAATTATATAACAATAACTTCTGATGTACTGAAAGGGGATATTATCCTGACATCCGGTACCGACAGCGTTTTTCCTGAGGGGATAGTTATAGGAAGCATCAGCAAGATAGAGACCCCCAAAAATGCCATGTTTCATTCAATAGAAGTCCTGCCGGGAGTGAACTTATCAAAAGTTAGAGAAGTAATGGTATTAAAAACCCCGCCGGCGCCGGAGATTGAAAGGATGTTAAAAGACAGTGATTAGTGGTTAGTGAATAGTGATGAGTGAGAAGCGAGAAGTAAGAGGCAAGAAGTAAGAAATAAGATGTCGGACGAAAATTCCCTCCCCTTCAAGGGGAGGGTTAGGGTGGGGATGGGGTTGATTTTCGGATGAAACTAATTCTATGGTTTATTTCTATAACAGCCCTTATTGCATTCCAGGGGAGTGTGCTGAATCCTTTTGTGGTGCACGGTATAAGACCTGATTTTATGCTGATTGCAGTATATTTTCTGGGGTTAGGCTATGGCGACATATTCGGTGGAATCGGCGGGGCAGTTATTGGTTTTATAATGGATGTAATATCAGGAGGTCCTGTTTATTATAACATCTTTACAAAGTTCTTTTCAGGATACCTCGCAGGGGTCATAGAAAGATGGGTACTACATCACGGATTTATGCTGCATACAGGGGTACTATTTTTATTGTCTTTAGCTCAAAGTATCATAGTATTAATTGCATACACGTTTCTTGGAACAATCCAATTTCCTGATGACCTTTTTTATATAGCAATACCTCAGGCTGTCTTTGACGGAATAGCCGGAGGGATTGTTTACCTTCTTCTTTTCAGGCAGAAGAGGGTTCTTGTATCACGATGGGAGTCATTTGTAAAATGACAGATTTTCAGGATAAGAACAGGGGGTTACAACAGAGAATAAAATATCTCAGGACATTCATTATCCTTTTATTTACTATTGTCCTTTTTCGTGGGTGGCACATGCAGATTATCAAAGGGTCATATTATAGAAAACTCTCAGAAGATAACCGTGTCAGGACAGTTATAATGCCTCCTCTCAGGGGCATTATATATGACCGCAATGGAGAGATACTGGCGAAGAATGTCCCTTCATTTGATGCAGGCATTGTTATTGCCGACACAAAAAATCTGAACAGGACTATAAGAAAATTATCACCCCTAATTCATCTTTCGTTTGAAGAGATTAAAGAGAGGATAAAGTATGCAAAAAATTATGACCCTTTCTCTCCTATATTAATAAAAGAAGACATATCAATAAGGGAGGTTGCCCTGATTGAGTCTCAGGGTTGGAACCTGCCTGGGGTTGTAACAATCATTGAAGGAAGGCGTGAGTATCCCAATAATGTCCTTGCAGCCCATCTGTTAGGTTATGTAGGAGAGGTTTCGCAGTCTCAGCTCAGGGAAGTTGATTACTCATCTGAACTGCCCGGAAGAATAATCGGGCAGAATGGTATAGAGAAGGAATACGATAGCCTGCTCAGGGGCAGGGTCGGCAGAAAAAACATTGAAGTAGACGCATCCGGCCATGAACGTCAGATACTGGATATTTCTGAACCAATAGCCGGGGATAACATAGTTTTGGCAATAGATATAGGATTACAACGTGCTGCTGAAGATGCACTTGGGGACAGGAGAGGGGCCGTAGTTGTACTGGATTCAGATACAGGAGAGGTGCTTGCATTGGCCAGTCACCCGGCGTATGACCCTAATGTCTTGTCAAGGAGGCTACTGCCTAGTGTATGGAAAAAGATTGCTGAAGACCCTGGTCATCCATTAAACAACAGGGCAATACAGGGTACTTATCCTCCAGGCTCAGTCTTTAAAATACTCATGGCTACCGCAGGTCTTGAGGGGGGGTATATTGACCCGGGCGGAAGAATAGCATGCAGCGGCGGGATGCAGTTCGGTAACAGGTTTTACAGGGACTGGACATCAGTCGGCCACGGGTCAGTTGATCTGCATAAGGCGATTACACAGTCCTGTGATGTATATTTTTATCAGCTTGGGAACCGTATGCAGATTGATACAATTGCAAATTATGCAATGCAATTCGGTCTTGGAGAGCCTACAGGGATTGATCTCCCTTCTGAAAAGAAAGGTCTTGTCCCCTCCACACAATGGAAACTTAATGCCAGAAAGGAACGCTGGTATGCCGGGGAGACTTTATCAGTAGCCATTGGACAGGGGTATCTTTCAGTGACCCCTTTACAACAGGCTGTAATGGTAAACACAGTGGTCAATTCCGGTTCATTAAAAAGGCCGAGGGTGCTTAAAGGCATAATCTCTGATAAGGAGAAAAAGACTTATGAATTTTCATCTGTTGAGGTACGTAAGATTGATATGAAGGAGTCTACCCTTAAAAATATAAAGAGCGCCTTACACGGGGTTGTGAATGAACCCGGGGGCACAGGAGGGGCTGCCAGAAGTTATCTGATTGATGTTGGAGGTAAGACAGGAACGGCACAGGCTGTTGGGAGGCAGTCCGTCACCGGTCTGAATGACCATGCATGGTTTGCCGCATTTGCACCCGTTGATAAACCAAAGATAACCGTTTCTGTGCTTGTGGAACACGGCGGACACGGCGGCAGCGCTGCCGCACCGGTGGCTAAGAAGATAATTGAGGAATATTTTAAGACAGTGAATAGTGATGAGTGAATAGTGAATAGTAAGAAGAAGCAAGAGGTAAGATAACGGATGAATATTCCCTCCCCCTTGACGGAGGAGGGGCAGGGTGGGGGTGAACTCTGAAAATTCCCTCCCCTTCAAGGGGAGGGTGCTAAGTTCATCCCCCCTCCCTTGACGGGAGGGGGTTAGGGGGAGGGTGTGCTTAAAAAAAATCCATTAGCTTTAATTGACTGGAAGGCGCTGGCAATAATTGCTGTAATACTTTTTATAGGGGTATTAACTATATTCAGTGCTACTTACAACAGTTCAGGCGGGGGGATACCTTTATATTATAAACAGGCAGGTTGGATTGCTATAGGGATGGTATTCTTTTTTGCCGGGGCAACCATAGATTACCAGACTATTGCAAAATATGCATATCCATTATATGCAGTATCACTGTTATTACTGGTTCTCGTAATGGTTATTGGGAGAAGTGGTTTCGGTGCACAGAGGTGGCTGTCTGTAGGAGGCTTCTCATTCCAGCCATCAGAGCTTGCAAAACTGGCGACTGTACTTGCAATAACAAGATATTTTTCCGATTATCCTGCCAGGTATGGTTATACTGTTAAAGAGTTATTTATACCCGGGGTTGTTATTGCTATTCCGGTACTGCTTGTATTGAAACAGCCTGACCTTGGAACAGCCCTTGTAATAACATTTGTATCATTGGGGCTTATATATCTTGTAAGGATACGTTCAAAGTTTTTTGGTCTTTCAATGCTGATAGGGATAATGACATTTCCCTTCCTCTGGCAGTTATTCTGGGAGAGTCTAAAAGGGTATCAAAAGATACGTCTTATGACATTCGTAAATCCAATGGCTGATCCTAGGGGCACAGGCTATCATATCATTCAATCCAAGATAGCTGTCGGCTCCGGTGGATTCATGGGAAAGGGGCTGTTTGAGAGCACACAGAGTCACCTGAATTTCCTTCCTGCGCGGCACACAGACTTCATTTTTTCAGTATTTTCTGAAGAGTGGGGATTCATAGGTCTTGCAGTGCTCATGTTGCTCTACCTTGGTCTGATAACATGGGGATTGGATACAGCAATAAAGTCCAGAGACAGGCTTGGGATGTTGATGGGCAGCAGTCTGGTATGTCTCTTTACATGCTACTGTCTTATAAACATCGGGATGACCCTTGGGATAGTCCCTGTAGTGGGAATACCACTGCCCCTTATGAGCTACGGCGGCACCTCTTTAATTACTACCTTGTTTTCTCTCGGTATATTATTTAATATAAAGAAAAAAAGGTACCTGTTTTCGTAATCTTCTTGACACCTACACACAATTAGAATTTTGAATTGACGTAGATGGCAGCAACTTAACTGCCTATCACCTATTGCCTCAAACCTGCCGTTAAAATTTAC includes these proteins:
- a CDS encoding RNA polymerase factor sigma-32, coding for MDKEKEIEEIEEDNEEEEEDEEPDYLSIEHTGKHIESGDADIELSDGIDYIAGIDEHAADRSLVTYDPLQHYLAEVRKYRFLTKEEEHRLAVKYREEGDLDAVSRLVMANLKIVVVIAMEYKNIGMNMMDLIQEGNLGLMQAVKKFDPYRDIRLVTYAAWWVRAYILRYLINNWRLVKIGTTQAQRKLFFNLMKEKARLESLGYEAGPKLIASGLGVKEKEVIEMDQRLGSREMSLDEPVKDDSETSLMSIIPSHEPAIDDKLADEEVSALFKEKVAEFMKTMNERDLNILQNRILSEEPKSLLEIGEFYGISKERVRQLEANIIKRLKKYIEKEIKDIDDLRPA
- a CDS encoding SDR family oxidoreductase, whose product is MMTSGLPDIDLNLMGRTALVTGGSNEISGAICRVMASAGASVIIHYNKNREIAEQTCKDIISSGGTAVTFSTDFSDEDSIDALFSFIKERFNHLDILVNNAHLPLKRTFLKDITWEEHQEQIDVMVKGTFYCSKKAIEMMREPVMSEALTKDNENEWDKNVPPILDIYPDRRGFLTPPEEFSGKQRKGGSIINILTSQTEHPVSGYSSYVTAASALTGFTRNLAVEAGCMGVRVNMIAPNFVLTSHTPNAPQHVHDAIIKSTPLGRLATPNDIAKVVLFFASDLSEFITGCYFVVDGGYGLSGRR
- a CDS encoding sensor histidine kinase, with protein sequence MKSISAKLSLLLIIAVFVPLIVYGILSIWTSRYFNANVVKDGNINTAKRAAEEIDLYVINRVSILNALLQNLGRFQIPMQEQKMILSNYLLNFPEFKYICILDHRGKELVSVNKSGSEMEFKGTAFKRAFKGEVYKSEVYLSNDNVPQITIAVPVKNLNTITKVAVTDISLLHLWSLVESIRIGESGYAFVVSGDGTLIAHGRGGNNKIPVLANNTLRRLKIVKDVLKGGYSTDIYKNMEDKYVIGVAAPIPSLGWGIIIEEPLKEAYASSRSMTVLLSVMIILCIAAASFLGYSGSRRYILEPLQNLLAATRRVAGGNVEEKVSIQTGDEFQEVGEGFNKMMVDLKVLQEDIKRNERIAFMNKIAAGLVHDLRHPVRNIENCSRLMIKMYDNEECRNTFKKVVTREFANINQFLDDLMDLSKPVQIMLISVNICKEVKGIIEMFREEMENKAIVVKANCPTEPMNVKVDKFLIERVFKNIIRNAIDAMPEGGELIISVKLSHNFLDIELQDTGQGIPPDRLKDLFTEFTTTKGTGLGLGLAVTKRIIEAHNGTIKIKSTVGAGTSVIVRLPA
- a CDS encoding helix-turn-helix transcriptional regulator; the encoded protein is MYKIRDRKFIGIKIKTRRKDLSLSQERLAEEIGITYQQVQRYEKGTSNLNTDRLQAIANILDVPITYFFEEQAGSKIMVMERENPYFSPQERQLVENLRKIENTECRDCMLTLVKHVAGKK
- a CDS encoding helix-turn-helix transcriptional regulator, with amino-acid sequence MPGLNNFLRRFGYQVRIFRKQKMLSLEELAGMVGISENDIRDMENGKSDPRLSTILLISSVLGVSPEDLLTLPDRPDRNANQYYALRYQFLKNLNNMSDDELKKLIELSHSIIP
- a CDS encoding EamA family transporter produces the protein MNHWVFFALLAAFTLATADAISKKAMGRTDELVIAWVRQGYSLPFLSLSFLFINIPHLDRTFWLSLLFLVPMEVTAIILYVKAIKISPLSLTIPFMALSPVFIIFTAFLMLGELPDRSGLLGIFMIVAGAYILNVRATKEGLLGPIKAIKREKGSVLMIIVALIYSVTATIGKIAIQHSSPVFFGAFYPFILTIVFSIILIKKGEIQKVISRPLIFLGIGFFIAVMVLSHFTAISMADVAYMISVKRTSLIFSVIYGRLFFGEKHTGERLTGSVLMVAGVVLITVF
- a CDS encoding SAP domain-containing protein: MKVEEIKKIAQKMGVPAVGPKAEMIKTIQRTEGNFDCFGTAADGFCDQGGCLWRTDCLKPAKKSQ
- a CDS encoding nucleoside deaminase — encoded protein: MLSQLSKSSHERFMDVALQEAGLAVSCGDVPVGAVAVIEGEIISKGYNMREAQHDPTAHAEMVVIRECAEKLGRWRLNDITLYVTIEPCVMCAGALILARIPRVVFGVYDAKFGGGGSVFQILQDPVLNHRVEIVSGIREDMCRKILQDFFYGRRQSLKIAG
- a CDS encoding RDD family protein, yielding MDPGNPEAVVEADSPEYSKANILNRFIAKIIDIIVAAAFSKLLQPVGFFAGLTYLLIADGFFDGRSLGKKLIGIKTIKADGDLCTYKDSILRNLTMSAGYIFFFIPYVGWLLTLIIFSIEGLVILGNENGLRIGDELAKTYVVENGGTKIVK